A DNA window from Vigna angularis cultivar LongXiaoDou No.4 chromosome 1, ASM1680809v1, whole genome shotgun sequence contains the following coding sequences:
- the LOC108321034 gene encoding mitogen-activated protein kinase kinase kinase 1, translated as MEWRRRTKKQAQAQPRLQRLNAKKGFNYQPPPSPPSPSSTSSSSHFDRQTSFRLFGIEGEFDRIFQTLGLSGPEDFAIPTADWEARKVRVASSKAPGPTPTPNALIHSSTEIHPLSVTTTSATTLQDDVVSVHVSVMGSSPWSSGEHDAGRGSVGRLRNGERSVLFTDSGSFTTSHDDDSDIGGERVSSVSNSAAPDELVVPFVSSFSFEWFRQTFSSWQKGDVLGNGSFGTVYEGFTDEGFFFAVKEVSLLDEGNQGKQSIFQLQQEISLLSKFEHKNIVRYYGSDKDKSKLYIFLELMSKGSLSSLYQKYRLNDSQVSAYTRQILCGLKYLHDHNVVHRDIKCANILVDVSGAVKLADFGLAKATKFNDVRSSKGSPYWMAPEVVNLRDQSGYGLAADIWSLGCTVLEMLTRQPPYSDLEGMQALFRIGKGELPSIPDYLSKDAQDFIRECLQINPNKRPTAAQLLDHPFLRRTLLSPLSFASPQRKMSRS; from the exons ATGGAGTGGAGGCGTCGGACCAAGAAGCAGGCTCAGGCTCAGCCGCGGTTGCAGCGCCTCAACGCCAAAAAGGGCTTTAATTACCAACCACCACCGTCTCCGCCGTCTCCTTCTTCAACCTCTTCTTCCTCCCATTTCGATCGCCAAACCAGCTTCCGCCTATTCGGCATCGAGGGCGAGTTCGACCGCATCTTCCAGACCTTGGGTCTGTCCGGCCCGGAAGACTTCGCCATCCCAACAGCAGACTGGGAAGCCCGCAAGGTCCGCGTTGCTTCTTCCAAGGCCCCCGGGCCCACCCCTACCCCTAACGCGCTTATCCACTCTTCTACCGAGATCCACCCTCTTTCCGTCACCACTACTTCTGCGACTACCCTCCAAGACGATGTCGTTTCAGTTCACGTTTCCGTTATGGGTTCCTCCCCTTGGTCCTCCGGGGAGCATGACGCGGGTAGGGGTAGTGTCGGCAGGTTGAGGAATGGAGAAAGGAGCGTGCTTTTCACCGATTCAGGTTCCTTCACCACTTCCCACGATGATGACAGTGACATTGGCGGCGAGAGGGTTAGTTCGGTTTCTAATTCCGCCGCCCCGGATGAGCTGGTTGTGCCTTTTGTTTCCTCCTTTTCCTTTGAGTGGTTCAGACAGACTTTCTCATCCTGGCAAAAAGGTGACGTCTTGGGAAATGGGTCTTTCGGGACCGTCTATGAAGGCTTCACTGA TGAGGGATTCTTTTTTGCGGTAAAGGAGGTGTCTTTGCTGGATGAAGGTAATCAGGGAAAACAGAGCATTTTCCAACTTCAGCAG GAAATATCTCTTTTGAGTAAGTTTGAGCATAAAAACATAGTTCGATATTATGGCTCGGACAAG GACAAAAGTAAACTATATATCTTCCTTGAGCTTATGTCAAAAGGATCATTATCAAGTCTCTATCAAAAATATCGTTTAAACGATTCCCAAGTTTCTGCATACACAAGGCAGATTTTATGTGGCTTGAAGTATCTTCATGATCATAATGTGGTCCACAG ggACATCAAGTGTGCTAATATACTGGTTGATGTAAGTGGGGCAGTCAAGCTTGCAGATTTTGGGTTGGCAAAG GCAACAAAATTTAATGATGTTAGATCAAGCAAAGGCTCCCCTTACTGGATGGCCCCTGAG GTTGTTAACTTAAGGGACCAAAGTGGTTACGGGTTAGCCGCCGACATATGGAGCTTAGGGTGTACAGTTTTGGAGATGTTGACACGCCAGCCTCCTTATTCGGATTTGGAAGGA ATGCAAGCATTATTTCGGATTGGCAAGGGTGAACTTCCAAGCATTCCGGATTATTTATCTAAGGATGCCCAAGATTTCATTCGTGAATGCTTACAAATTAACCCAAATAAACGTCCAACTGCAGCTCAGCTATTGGATCACCCATTTCTAAGGAGAACATTACTGTCTCCCTTAAGTTTTGCTTCTCCTCAGAGGAAAATGTCTCGGTCATAA